A genomic stretch from Bacteroidota bacterium includes:
- a CDS encoding glycosyltransferase family 4 protein: MQIALLSDGIFPFVMGGMQKHTYYLTKYLAQAGVDVDLYFTYPPGQDVMPDLHSLFTAEEVEHIRIQPIKRAAPQRFPGHYVWESYKHSERIWDVLRHRLDVDFIYAQGFSGWKAMEMKKERPDMPKIGVNFHGFEMWQKPATFKTRLEHWLLRPFVRKNLKLADVVLVLGHKLTPLVSHLLDGKKTALESANGVTTDWLTASIRNRSQQMRFVFMGRYERRKGIEELHATIKQLLPDFNFQFDIVGPIPTHLQIRSDRVKYWGLVREERTVRSILAKGDVLVCPSYAEGMPTVILEAMASGLAIIATNVGAVGDLVSEDNGWIIPPGETAALQSAMIAALTDSNAALSKKRAASCKRVRNAYLWQRVAAKTIEGIESVV, translated from the coding sequence TTTCAGATGGCATTTTCCCCTTTGTTATGGGCGGGATGCAAAAGCATACGTATTACCTGACGAAGTATCTGGCCCAGGCCGGCGTAGACGTAGACCTGTATTTCACCTATCCTCCGGGCCAGGATGTCATGCCGGATCTCCATAGCCTCTTCACTGCTGAGGAAGTTGAACACATCCGAATACAGCCAATTAAACGCGCTGCACCACAGCGCTTCCCGGGCCACTATGTGTGGGAGTCGTACAAGCACAGCGAACGGATTTGGGATGTGCTCCGGCATCGGTTAGATGTAGATTTTATTTATGCCCAGGGATTCTCTGGCTGGAAAGCGATGGAGATGAAAAAGGAGCGCCCAGACATGCCTAAAATTGGCGTCAATTTTCATGGGTTTGAAATGTGGCAGAAGCCGGCCACGTTTAAAACCCGCCTTGAGCACTGGCTGCTGCGTCCTTTTGTCCGCAAAAACCTCAAGCTGGCTGATGTAGTACTGGTGCTCGGCCATAAGCTAACGCCGTTGGTAAGCCATTTACTTGATGGAAAAAAGACGGCCCTCGAGTCGGCTAATGGAGTAACTACCGATTGGCTAACAGCGTCGATTCGTAACCGGTCCCAGCAGATGCGATTTGTGTTCATGGGGCGTTATGAGCGAAGGAAAGGCATTGAAGAATTGCATGCCACGATCAAACAGCTGCTGCCCGATTTTAATTTCCAGTTCGATATAGTCGGACCGATACCCACGCACTTGCAGATCCGTTCGGACCGGGTGAAATATTGGGGTTTGGTTCGTGAGGAGCGTACGGTGCGGTCGATTCTGGCAAAAGGTGATGTGCTCGTTTGTCCGAGTTACGCAGAAGGGATGCCAACGGTAATATTGGAGGCGATGGCGTCTGGGTTGGCGATTATCGCGACGAACGTCGGCGCAGTGGGCGACCTGGTATCGGAGGACAATGGGTGGATTATTCCTCCAGGTGAAACAGCGGCCCTGCAGTCGGCAATGATTGCAGCATTAACCGACTCCAATGCAGCGCTTTCAAAGAAGCGCGCCGCCAGTTGCAAGCGGGTGCGAAATGCCTATTTGTGGCAGCGTGTCGCTGCAAAAACCATTGAAGGGATTGAGTCGGTTGTTTAA